A region of the Microbacterium sp. SL75 genome:
CGATCTCATCGCGAACACCAGCGGCGCTCTGATCGGATCGCTCCTCGCGTTCGTCGTCCCGGCTCAGCACCGGGGAGTGGAGAGGGCTCCGGATGCCGAGACCCCGCGCCCCGTGACGCGTGGCCGCCGTCTGCTGGGACTGGTGTGCGACGTCGTGGGCGTCTGGCTGATCGGCGTCGCCGTGGCCGTGGTGGTGCAGGCCGTGCTCGTGCTGCTCGTCGGTGAGAGGTCGTCGTTCTCGACCGAACAGGTCGCCTCGCTCGCGGGGACGATCGCCTCGGCGGGGCTCTGGCTCGGGGTGGTGCTGGCGACCGGCCGCTCGATCGGCGACCTCGCCACGCGGGTGCGCTTCACGAACGGTGTCCTCCCCGCGTGGGTGGCGCGCCCCTTGCGTTTCGCGACCGGGGCCGGGGCGTACGCGATCCTCGCGGCGCTGCCGGCGCCGTGGTCGCTGCTGGCCTTCCTTCTGGCGTCGACGACCGCGGCGCTTCTGCTGGTGTGGCCCGACGGCCGCGGACTGACCGGGTGGATCGGGCGCCGTCGCCTGGTCGACGACCGCGCGGGAGTGGTGAGTCCCTCGGTCGACCGCGGCGCGCGCGTCTGAGACACGTCACCCCGCGCCGAATTCCTCGGCCAGCACGCCCATCAGCACCTCGTCGTGGAACCGCCCGCCGTGGAACGCCACCGCGCGTCGCACGCCCTCGCGCACGAACCCGGCCTTCTCGTAGGCGCGGATGGCCCGGTCGTTGTAGGCCCAGACCCGCAGCTCGACCTTGTGCACCCCGAGCTCGTCGAAGGCGTACCGCAGCATCGTGCGCGTGGCATCCGCGCCGTATCCGCGTCCGACGGCGTCGGGGCCGAGGATGATCGCGAACGTCGCGATGCGCGCCGGGAGGGCGGCTCCCCAGAGCGTCGCGTGACCGATGAGCTGACCGGCCTCGTCGTCGATGCTGAAGCCCGCCCCGCCGGGGGAGTCGTTGCGGCTCCACGCCTGGAACATCTCGCGGACGGCCGCGATCGGGCGCGGGCTCACGCTGTTCTGCTGCAGCACGGCGCTGTCGCTGCGCTGCCACCAGTCGACGAGTGGGTCGAGGTCGGCGTCGGTCAGCGCGCGTAACCGCACGCGCTCACCGCGCAGGATGTCGGCGCCGTACGCCAGGGCGGTGTCGGTGTCGTGGATCGCGTCATCGGCCATGTCCCGACGCTACCGAAGGGGTCCGACACGGGTACCCGAGGGCGGACTTCCCGGCCGACACGCCTGATCCATCGGTCGGGGTGCGGCGCGTCTGGCGCGCGCTCCGCGGTTGCGCTCGCACATGGGTGTCTCGACGACGGAACACCCCCGCCGTCGCCGCCGCCTAGGCTTGACCCGGAGGATTCGATGTCGTCGAGAGCAGGGCGCGCGCAGCGGGCGGGGCGCGGCATGGCCGCAGCCGCGGTCGCGACGTTCGTGGCGACCCTGTCGCACGCGGCGGTCTCGGCCGAGCGGCCCCCGTTCGTCAACATCGTGCTGGCCCTGTGCCTCGCCGCGCCCTTGTGCGTGATGCTCGCGGGCCGTGCGATGTCGTGGACGCGCCTCTCGCTCGCGGTGGTCCTCAGTCAGGCGCTCTTCCATGCGTTGCTCGTGCTCGACCTGCAGGGCGGATTCGTGCCGGCCGGTCACCACGCCACGACCTCGCTGTTCAGCGCCGCCGGCGGCCACAGTGCCTCGGCCCACGCGTCGGAGTCTCCGTGGATGTGGGCGGCGCACGCCGTCGCCGCTCTCGTGACGGTCGTCGCGCTCGGCCGAGGGGAACGCGCGGTGCAGGTCATCGCGCGGTTCTTCGTCGCGGTGCTCTCGGTGCTGCGGCCGTTCCGGGGGCTCTCCCCGCGGACGGATGCCGTGCTCTCGGCGCCCGCGCCGCTGCTGCTGACGACGGCGATGACGGTGCTGTCGTCGATGAGGCACCGGGGTCCGCCGCTCGCGGCCTGACCCCACCCCTCATCCTTCGCGCGTATCCAACGCCTCTTCGGCGTGCGCATTTCGCAGAAAGCAGCACCATGTCTCGAAAGACCACTCTTCGACGTGCCCTCGTCGGCCTCGCCGCCGGCGCGGCCCTGGCGATCGCCGTTCCGCTCGCGGCCTCGGCCCACGTCACCGTCAACCCCAACACGGCGACCCCCGGCAGCTACGCCACGGTCAACTTCCGCGTCCCCACCGAGTCCAAGACGGCATCCACCGTCAAGCTCGAGGTCACGCTGCCGACCGATACTCCGCTGACCTCGGTGCTCGTCGAGCCCGTCCCGGGCTGGACCGCCTCCGTCGAGAAGGGGGCGCTGCCCGCTCCCGTCGAGGTCGACGGCAACACCATCTCGGACGGCCCGCTCAAGATCGTCTGGCAGGCCGACCCCGGCGTGGGTATCGGACAGGATCAGTTCCAGATCTTCTCGGCGGTGCTCGGACCGATCCCCGACACCGGGCACCTCGTGCTCCCCGCCGTGCAGACCTACTCCGACGGCTCGGTCGTCGACTGGACGAACACCCCCGAGCAGGTCGCGGCTGACGACACGCTCGAGCCCGCCCCGGTGCTCTACATCAACGACACCCCGCCCGCGAGCGGGCACGGCGGACACAGCGGCCACGGCAGCGCTTCGGCCGCGCCGACGATGGACGACCACTCGATGGAGGCCTCGTCCCAGACCGGCGACTCCTCGGGCCTGTCGCTGGGCCTCAGCATCGCGGCTCTCGTGATCGCGGTCGCCGGCGCCCTGCTCGGCGCCTTCGCGGTGTCGCGTCGCCCGAAGCGCAGCTGAGTATGGTCACCCGGAACGCTCTGCGCCGGGCCCTGGTCGGGGCGGTGGTCGTCGCTGCGGCGATGACCACCGCCCTCGGCGGGGCGACGGCTGCCTCGGCCCACGACAGTCTCGTCTCGTCGACGCCCGCGGAGGGCGAGAGCGTCTCGTCGCTGTCGGAGGTCACACTCGGTTTCAGCGCCAACCTGCTCGGCTACGACGGCGGCAACATCGTCATCGTGGTCGGCCCCGACGGCAAGCACTACGAGAGCGAGTGCGTGGCTCTCGCCGGCCCCACCCTGACCCTCCCGGTCGCCCTGGGGGCACCCGGCGCGTACACGGTGGAGTGGCGCGCGGTCTCGTCCGACGGACACCCCGTCTCGGGCGAGATCCCGTTCACGTACACCGGCGAGAACACCTCGGCCGGAGCGGATTCCTCGCCGTGCGCGAGCGCCCAGGGCGCGGCTCCCGCCGAGACCCCGGTGGCAGCGCCCTCGACCTCGGGCGGCGTGTCCGGCCTGACGGTGGGCCTGCTGATCGGCGGCGGAGCGGTCGTACTGGTCGGTGTGATCGTCGTCGTGATCCTCAGCCGTCGCCCGCGCGAGGACCAGGAGCCGTCCGACAAGGAGTGATTCCGGATGCCACGACCCGGCGCCTCCGCCCCACCCTCCGTTTCGCGGAGTCCGGGCCGGGCGCGCCGGGTTTCGGCATCCGGAGGCGGGGTGTGGACCGCCGAGTCCGCGGGACGACCGCTGCTCGCGCCGCGCGACGGGCTTACAGGCTCCCGCCGGGCACCGAGAACGTGTCGCAGGCGTTGACGCCGCCCTGGCGGCCTTCGTCGAACCAGCGCGTGCGCTGCTCGCTCGAGCCGTGCGTGAAGCTGTCGGGGTTGGAGATCTGGCCCGCTTCGGTCTGGATGTGGTCATCGCCGACGGCCGAAGCGGCGGACAGGGCGTCGAGGATCTGCTGGTCGGTGGGCGGCTGCAGGTACGGGGTGCCGTTCTCGTCCACCTGCTCGCTCGCCGCGGCAACCCAGGCGCCCGCGTAGCAATCGGCCTGCAGCTCAGTGCGCACGCCGTTGCTGTCGGCGCCCGTGCCGTTGTTCGGGTGCTGCTGCATCACGCCGGTGAGGCTCTGCACGTGGTGGCCGTACTCGTGGGCGAGCACGTAGAGCTGAGCGAGGGGCCCCGCTGTGGTGTCGTACTGCTCTCGCAGGATCGAGAAGAAGGTCGGATCGACGAACACCGTCTCGTCCGGCGGGCAGTAGAACGGACCGGTCGCGTTCGAGGCGGTACCGCACGAGCTCCCCGTCTGTCCGTCGACGATGACCAACTGCGGTTTGCGGTACCCGTCGAGGCGCTCGGCCCAGAACTGGTCGATGTCGAGCGAGGCCGCAGCGAGACGACAGGAGTCGTTTTCGTTTGCATCCTGACCCGTCTCGCAGCTCGCGATCCGCTCGCCGCCGCTGCCGGGGGCCGCAGCGCCCCCGCCCGAGCCGAGCAGGCCCGTCAGGTCGGTTCCGGTGAACATCGAGATGAGCAACACGACCACCGCGCCGAGGCCCACGGCCCCGCCGCCGACGGCCGCCATGGTTCCGCCCCGGCGCTTGGCCGAGTTGCCGCCCACGCGGGCATTGTCGTTGAACGTCACGGCCGTCAGGCTACGCGAGGGGGCGGCGTGCTTGGAGGGGCTGGACTTCCAGCGAGCGAATCGTCGAGCCGCGTGCCCGAAAGCCCGTGTAAGCCCGTGTAAGTCCGTGTAAGTCCGTGTAAGTCCGTTTTGACCCGTTTCGCTCCATATCATACAGTTCGAAGAGTCATCCGTGAGCGCGCGAGGCGCGGAGCCAGGCGCAGGTCTTGCCCCTCTGGCCGACAGCGATTCCGCGCGAGCGCCATTCCCACGAACCAGAAAGGCCCCATGCGTTACAACCCATCACGGCCCCGTCTCCTTGGCGCAGTAGCAGCCGTGCTGCTGGTGATCGGCGGACCCGCCGCTGCCGCATCGGCTGCCCCCAACGCGTCGCATTGGCCTGACCAGATCTCGATCCCCGACGCCTACGGGATGGCATTCAGTCAGGACGGTTCGACGCTGTACGTCGCGCAGCGCGAGGTCGGTGTGGCCGCGGCGTCGTCGTCGGGCGATGTTTACCAGATCATCAAATCGTCGGACGACTTCATGGCCGTCGCCACCGAGGCGAATGGCGACCTTCTCCTCACCCTCGACAGCGACCCCAACATTTACCGCGTCAACATGACGGAGCTAAACCGAAATCCCGAGGCGGGCAAGGGCCCGATGTGGAAATTGCTGCTGGCCGACGTCGTCTATACCTCCACTTCCAGCTCCTCTCTCAACTCGCTTGCGGCGGCGCCCGACGGCACGATCTATTACTCGACATCTCAGGACAACCAGATCAACGTCCTCCGCGACGGCGTTTCGACGCCCTTGCTCACCTCATCGGCCGGCTCGCCGTTCAACGGCTT
Encoded here:
- a CDS encoding VanZ family protein, with product MDNIVGSGVLAVVAGAVVAILAFVPFVAVSYRRRGRLTVWRSLLWAGAAVYFWAIWTYTLIPLPDSEVYRCAGVNLHPFVFVDEVRAAVAASGRYLIDPVVLQVALNVLLFAPLGFFLRVLGGRGILIAGLVGFATSGIIETTQLTGVWGLFPCAYRVFDVDDLIANTSGALIGSLLAFVVPAQHRGVERAPDAETPRPVTRGRRLLGLVCDVVGVWLIGVAVAVVVQAVLVLLVGERSSFSTEQVASLAGTIASAGLWLGVVLATGRSIGDLATRVRFTNGVLPAWVARPLRFATGAGAYAILAALPAPWSLLAFLLASTTAALLLVWPDGRGLTGWIGRRRLVDDRAGVVSPSVDRGARV
- a CDS encoding GNAT family N-acetyltransferase translates to MADDAIHDTDTALAYGADILRGERVRLRALTDADLDPLVDWWQRSDSAVLQQNSVSPRPIAAVREMFQAWSRNDSPGGAGFSIDDEAGQLIGHATLWGAALPARIATFAIILGPDAVGRGYGADATRTMLRYAFDELGVHKVELRVWAYNDRAIRAYEKAGFVREGVRRAVAFHGGRFHDEVLMGVLAEEFGAG
- a CDS encoding YcnI family protein; translated protein: MSRKTTLRRALVGLAAGAALAIAVPLAASAHVTVNPNTATPGSYATVNFRVPTESKTASTVKLEVTLPTDTPLTSVLVEPVPGWTASVEKGALPAPVEVDGNTISDGPLKIVWQADPGVGIGQDQFQIFSAVLGPIPDTGHLVLPAVQTYSDGSVVDWTNTPEQVAADDTLEPAPVLYINDTPPASGHGGHSGHGSASAAPTMDDHSMEASSQTGDSSGLSLGLSIAALVIAVAGALLGAFAVSRRPKRS
- a CDS encoding copper resistance CopC family protein, yielding MVTRNALRRALVGAVVVAAAMTTALGGATAASAHDSLVSSTPAEGESVSSLSEVTLGFSANLLGYDGGNIVIVVGPDGKHYESECVALAGPTLTLPVALGAPGAYTVEWRAVSSDGHPVSGEIPFTYTGENTSAGADSSPCASAQGAAPAETPVAAPSTSGGVSGLTVGLLIGGGAVVLVGVIVVVILSRRPREDQEPSDKE
- a CDS encoding neutral zinc metallopeptidase, whose translation is MTFNDNARVGGNSAKRRGGTMAAVGGGAVGLGAVVVLLISMFTGTDLTGLLGSGGGAAAPGSGGERIASCETGQDANENDSCRLAAASLDIDQFWAERLDGYRKPQLVIVDGQTGSSCGTASNATGPFYCPPDETVFVDPTFFSILREQYDTTAGPLAQLYVLAHEYGHHVQSLTGVMQQHPNNGTGADSNGVRTELQADCYAGAWVAAASEQVDENGTPYLQPPTDQQILDALSAASAVGDDHIQTEAGQISNPDSFTHGSSEQRTRWFDEGRQGGVNACDTFSVPGGSL